In the Paramisgurnus dabryanus chromosome 5, PD_genome_1.1, whole genome shotgun sequence genome, one interval contains:
- the ercc6l gene encoding DNA excision repair protein ERCC-6-like, translating to MQIDSVKEITDKLGGSLSLDTGKMDKYERYKQEGKEAALGGNLNRALELFQKAYQLQPSEKLKKRVQAIQELVEREDEEDEEEEEEDFVNVNGCGLNLYKGLYDKLYDHQKEGVAFLYSLHRDGRKGGILADDMGLGKTIQVISFLSGMYDAELANHTLLVMPTSLIKNWVREFAKWTPGMRVKEFHGSSKAERNRNLERIQRRGGVAITTYQMLINNYEQLGTYENREFRWDYVILDEAHKIKTSSTKTAKSAHAIPARHRVLLTGTPVQNNLREMWALFDFACQGSLLGTSKTFKTEYENPITRAREKDATPGEKALGLRISQNLMDIIKPYFLRRTKADVQSKKEKRCDDGDQVKEDQENKCPNADGGAEMPSLTRKNDLIVWTYLSSVQEDIYNQFLSLDRIKELLMTTRSPLAELTVLKKLCDHPRLLSARAVAQLGLEQGCDSNDPDDESESAVSQIDRISDETLIGESGKLVFLVSLMECLREEGHRTLIFSQSRKMLDIMERVLRNRGFRLLRLDGTVTHLAEREKRITLFQTDRRYTIFLLTTQVGGVGITLTAANRVVIFDPSWNPATDAQAVDRAYRIGQTENVIIYRLITCGTVEEKIYRRQVFKDSLIRQTTGDKKNPFRYFSKQELRELFTLQDTRSSSTQQQLQAMHSQHRRSDTKLDHHIAQLYAMEMFGISDHDLMFTKEAAADEDDPENAESHEYIQTRVQKAQELMQAESELHGQLMDSVAQNTEPAWLRQSGQRGIQTSAGRDRPAPPCAKHEPVTVDLTHYSIDEPEFEEEEVLDSQSGEEVQVVGEDEEEDGSPWSAGDKNLSAMKTDVTNDSQPVILLDDEYDNNTASEQQNSGHGLSNHSHQFSKLDEVSVVSDPLDTDSEKDLSVVSDPHDTEKDLSVVSDPHDSEKDLSVVSDPLDTEKELSEVSDPLDTEKDFSEVSDPLDTEKDLSAVSDPFDTEKDLSVVSDPHDTDKAQTEAPHSIVLSSPPSPVDSPKTGVELLQGNFNLQLEDSADMFSAEDEAGYEEEESVADDSPGFQLQMDVSGERLGEPSVHNSRRISHYNDRNVSKHKSPVRQHSALGTPADESFLHSVRRRKKMQIISDSEEDDGEEEELERPCIFSSPLVDGHNKLGSSTPKSTVTDSTRLRRSLNASVASRRSFVLSVLDNESDEESAEPSEGENESYQISEASETHAEESLMEEEEPSGLTLNTDECDEEEEPSGLTLNTDECDEEEEPEEMLETTEENQEESTADVELESSEMMDQCAPKPNVLSVETISIDAPAKAPENTYESLVLSGKRCLADGRKQEALDYFLKAIDLNVGDAEIQLLIIQLYRQLSQQGQ from the exons atacaaACAAGAGGGGAAAGAGGCTGCACTGGGTGGTAATCTGAATCGTGCACTCGAGCTGTTTCAGAAAGCTTACCAACTGCAGCCAAgtgaaaaactaaaaaaacgGGTCCAGGCCATACAGGAGCTAGTGGAAAGAGAAGATGAGGAagatgaagaagaagaagaagaagatttTGTGAATGTTAACGGTTGTGGATTGAACCTGTATAAAGGGCTCTATGACAAACTCTATGACCATCAGAAAGAGGGCGTGGCGTTCCTGTACAGCCTTCACAGAGATGGAAGGAAGGGTGGAATCCTGGCGGACGACATGGGCCTTGGCAAGACCATTCAGGTCATCTCATTCTTGTCAGGGATGTACGATGCAGAACTGGCCAATCACACGCTGTTAGTCATGCCAACCTCGCTCATAAAGAACTGGGTGCGTGAGTTTGCAAAGTGGACCCCTGGTATGCGAGTAAAAGAGTTCCACGGTTCCAGCAAAGCCGAGCGTAACAGAAACTTGGAGCGGATCCAGCGCAGAGGTGGAGTCGCTATTACCACATACCAGATGCTCATCAACAATTACGAACAACTTGGAACATACGAAAACCGTGAGTTCCGCTGGGACTACGTCATCCTGGACGAGGCACACAAAATCAAAACATCATCCACTAAAACTGCTAAAAGCGCTCACGCTATTCCGGCACGACACCGGGTGCTGCTGACCGGCACTCCGGTTCAGAACAACCTTCGAGAGATGTGGGCGCTGTTTGACTTTGCCTGCCAGGGGTCACTGCTGGGAACCTCCAAAACGTTCAAAACCGAGTACGAGAACCCAATCACGCGTGCACGAGAGAAAGATGCCACGCCTGGAGAGAAAGCTCTTGGATTGAGGATCTCTCAAAACTTAATGGACATCATCAAACCTTATTTCCTTAGAAGGACAAAAGCAGATGTTCAGAGCAAAAAGGAAAAACGTTGCGATGATGGTGACCAGGTAAAGGAGGATCAAGAGAACAAATGTCCAAACGCTGACGGAGGCGCAGAAATGCCTTCGCTGACACGAAAAAACGACCTCATAGTGTGGACCTACCTGAGCTCAGTTCAGGAGGACATTTATAACCAGTTCCTCTCACTGGATCGAATTAAGGAGCTGCTGATGACTACAAGGTCCCCACTTGCCGAGCTCACAGTGCTTAAAAAGCTTTGCGACCATCCCAGACTCCTCTCTGCTCGCGCTGTGGCTCAGCTAGGCCTTGAGCAGGGTTGTGACTCCAACGATCCAGACGATGAGAGCGAGTCTGCTGTAAGCCAGATTGATCGTATTTCAGATGAGACTTTGATTGGCGAGTCAGGAAAGCTGGTGTTTCTGGTGTCTCTAATGGAATGTCTCCGTGAGGAGGGGCATCGTACTCTGATCTTCTCCCAGTCCAGAAAAATGCTGGACATCATGGAGCGTGTCCTGCGCAACAGAGGCTTTCGTTTGCTGCGATTGGATGGCACCGTGACACACCTAGCAGAGAGGGAGAAACGTATAACGCTGTTCCAGACCGACAGACGCTACACCATCTTTCTCCTGACCACTCAGGTGGGTGGAGTCGGTATCACGCTGACGGCAGCTAACCGTGTCGTGATTTTTGACCCGAGCTGGAACCCTGCGACAGATGCCCAAGCCGTGGACCGCGCCTACCGCATTGGCCAAACCGAAAATGTCATCATCTACCGTCTCATCACCTGTGGCACTGTGGAGGAGAAGATTTACCGCAGACAG GTATTTAAAGACTCTCTCATACGGCAGACCACCGGCGATAAGAAGAACCCCTTCCGTTACTTTAGCAAGCAAGAGCTGCGAGAACTCTTCACACTCCAGGACACACGCTCGTCATCCACCCAGCAGCAACTTCAGGCCATGCACTCGCAACATCGTCGCTCCGACACCAAACTAGACCACCACATAGCTCAGCTTTACGCTATGGAGATGTTTGGCATCTCCGATCACGACCTCATGTTTACTAAAGAAGCAGCGGCCGATGAAGATGATCCTGAGAATGCAGAGTCACACGAATACATCCAGACACGTGTCCAGAAAGCCCAAGAGCTTATGCAGGCAGAATCAGAATTGCACGGACAGCTGATGGACAGCGTTGCCCAAAACACTGAGCCCGCTTGGCTTAGACAATCAGGGCAGCGTGGCATACAGACGTCCGCTGGTAGAGACCGGCCAGCCCCTCCCTGTGCCAAACACGAGCCGGTCACAGTGGATCTGACTCATTACAGTATCGATGAGCCAGAGTTTGAGGAGGAAGAGGTGCTGGACTCTCAGTCTGGTGAGGAAGTACAGGTTGTAGGTGAAGACGAAGAGGAAGACGGTTCTCCTTGGTCAGCTGGAGATAAGAACTTGTCTGCTATGAAGACAGATGTTACTAATGACAGCCAACCTGTGATCTTGCTAGATGACGAGTACGACAACAATACAGCATCCGAACAGCAAAACTCTGGACACGGCTTGTCGAATCACTCTCACCAGTTTTCCAAGCTTGATGAAGTTTCGGTAGTGTCTGATCCACTTGATACCGACTCCGAGAAAGACCTTTCTGTAGTGTCTGATCCACATGATACTGAAAAAGACCTTTCTGTAGTGTCTGATCCACATGATAGCGAAAAAGACCTTTCTGTAGTGTCTGATCCACTTGATACCGAAAAAGAGCTCTCTGAAGTGTCTGATCCACTTGATACTGAAAAAGACTTTTCTGAAGTGTCTGATCCACTAGATACTGAAAAAGATCTTTCTGCAGTGTCTGATCCATTTGATACTGAGAAAGACCTTTCTGTAGTGTCTGATCCACATGATACTGACAAAGCTCAGACTGAAGCCCCCCATTCAATAGTCCTTTCATCACCCCCATCTCCAGTGGATTCTCCTAAAACAGGAGTGGAGTTGCTTCAAGGAAACTTCAACCTGCAACTTGAGGACAGCGCAGATATGTTTTCAGCTGAGGATGAAGCAGGTTATGAGGAGGAAGAGTCTGTGGCAGATGACAGTCCTGGGTTTCAGCTTCAGATGGATGTCAGTGGAGAACGACTGGGAGAACCAAGCGTCCACAATAGCAGAAGAATCAGCCACTATAATGACCGCAATGTCAGCAAGCATAAATCTCCTGTGAGGCAGCATTCTGCTTTGGGCACACCAGCGGATGAATCATTCCTGCATTCTGTTCGGAGACGAAAAAAGATGCAGATCATCTCAGACAGTGAAGAAGATGATGGGGAAGAGGAGGAATTAGAGAGACCATGTATATTTAGTAGCCCCTTGGTTGATGGCCACAACAAGCTGGGCTCCTCCACACCAAAATCCACTGTGACCGACAGCACGCGACTCAGGCGCAGCTTGAATGCTTCAGTGGCATCGAGAAGGTCTTTCGTTCTGTCTGTGTTAGACAACGAGTCCGATGAGGAATCAGCAGAGCCCAGCGAAGGAGAAAACGAGTCCTATCAGATATCTGAAGCCAGTGAAACTCACGCAGAGGAATCTTTGATGGAAGAGGAGGAACCGAGTGGACTGACTCTAAATACAGATGAGTGTGATGAGGAGGAGGAACCGAGTGGACTGACTCTAAATACAGATGAGTGTGATGAGGAGGAGGAACCTGAAGAGATGTTGGAGACAACAGAAGAGAATCAGGAAGAATCCACTGCGGATGTTGAACTAGAGTCAAGTGAAATGATGGATCAGTGTGCTCCAAAACCAAATGTTCTTTCTGTTGAAACCATCAGCATTGATGCTCCTGCGAAGGCCCCTGAAAACACATATGAGTCTCTGGTGCTTTCTGGGAAACGTTGTTTGGCGGATGGTAGGAAGCAAGAAGCTCTGGATTACTTTTTGAAAGCAATTGACCTAAATGTAGGTGATGCTGAGATTCAACTGCTGATTATTCAGTTGTACAGACAACTCAGTCAACAGggacaataa